A DNA window from Castanea sativa cultivar Marrone di Chiusa Pesio chromosome 7, ASM4071231v1 contains the following coding sequences:
- the LOC142643837 gene encoding serine carboxypeptidase-like 18 produces the protein MTDSYTDVNFRIPYVHRVNLISDELYEAAKYNCHEDYVNYSINNTLRVTALQAECLLQINLAQILEPQCAYASGKPKEVEWELRVQELKTMNYLLLETKLPELQCRGFTYVLAYKWLNDDRV, from the exons ATGACAGATTCTTATACTGATGTCAATTTTAGGATCCCTTATGTGCACAGGGTGAACCTCATATCAGATGAACTCTATGAG gcgGCCAAATATAATTGCCACGAGGATTATGTCAATTATAGTATTAACAATACACTACGTGTGACAGCTCTTCAAGCAGAg TGCCTTCTACAAATAAACCTAGCACAAATTTTGGAACCTCAATGTGCTTATGCATCCGGAAAACCAAAGGAGGTTGAATGGGAATTGAGAGTTCAGGAGTTAAAAACCATGAACTACCTCCTCTTAGAAACTAAACTTCCTGAACTTCAGTGTCGG GGATTTACATATGTGCTTGCTTACAAGTGGTTGAATGATGATAGAGTCTGA